From Gigantopelta aegis isolate Gae_Host chromosome 11, Gae_host_genome, whole genome shotgun sequence, the proteins below share one genomic window:
- the LOC121385356 gene encoding A disintegrin and metalloproteinase with thrombospondin motifs adt-1-like: MNFRYESIADIPLTPRLEINIYPLGLLIVETAANAPWVTENLKSNGNLDASPSLYRFSAWIQIQTTFTIPRADHYMAFTGKNLESTTPSVIGIAATGSICGSITVSVVEDSRNSVVATVAAHELGHSLGSSHDGYGSSSSCTPKLNYAKVMSRYSMFPLSESTRQNPWTFSICSARAFQLKLRQVSCTHNHHPSPPASARLGQVYNADQQCQLAFGTNLCRWVYGDPQSDTPGYDKLCYYTRCYHPNVKGSCGAKIIAHEYTTCGNQKWCIKGLCVHSPDAPAAYDDCAQGDETGYGCTLDRCRWMDEINQIAHCCATCHQNSTTSPTTSPTTSPTTSPTTSPTTSPTTSPTTSPTTSPTTSPTTSPTTSPTTSPTTSPTTTTTTTTTTTTTAPYCGRWCQCRKYKRYGLCSLCRYSRWLRRLCRYCRCWRRHYWGRRYWGRRYWGRR, from the exons atgAACTTTCGTTACGAGTCTATTGCCGATATACCACTGACACCGAGactggaaataaatatttacccACTGGGGCTGCTTATTGTAGAG ACCGCGGCTAATGCGCCGTGGGTCACAGAAAACCTGAAGAGTAACGGTAATCTGGACGCTTCACCTTCTCTCTATAGATTCAGTGCTTGGATTCAGATTCAGACTACATTCACCATCCCACGGGCTGATCACTACATGGCATTCACTGG AAAGAATCTTGAGTCGACTACCCCATCAGTGATTGGTATCGCCGCCACCGGTTCTATCTGTGGTTCGATCACCGTGTCCGTTGTGGAAGATAGTCGTAATTCCGTGGTCGCCACGGTAGCAGCTCATGAACTGGGGCATAG CTTAGGCAGCTCACACGATGGTTATGGGTCATCATCGTCCTGTACGCCTAAACTGAATTATGCTAAAGTGATGTCGAGGTATTCAATGTTCCCTTTGTCTGAGAGCACAAGACAGAACCCATGGACTTTCTCCATCTGTTCAGCCAGAGCCTTTCAGCTCAAGTTAAGACA GGTGAGCTGCACACACAATCACCACCCCTCTCCTCCAGCCTCAGCCCGACTTGGTCAGGTGTACAACGCAGATCAACAGTGTCAGCTTGCCTTTGGAACCAACCTCTGTAGA TGGGTGTACGGGGATCCTCAATCTGATACGCCAGGTTACGACAAACTATGTTACTACACGAGGTGCTACCATCCCAATGTAAAAGGCAGCTGTGGTGCCAAAATAATAGCCCATGAATATACGACGTGTGGAAACCAAAAG TGGTGTATCAAAGGGCTGTGTGTTCATAGTCCGGATGCCCCGGCTGCTTACG acGACTGTGCACAAGGTGACGAGACAGGTTATGGGTGTACTCTGGATAGGTGCCGATGGATGGACGAAATTAATCAGATCGCCCATTGCTGCGCTACATGTCACCAAAACTCTACAACATCGCCTACAACGTCACCTACCACGTCACCTACAACGTCGCCTACTACGTCGCCTACAACGTCACCTACAACGTCGCCCACAACGTCACCTACAACATCGCCTACCACATCGCCTACCACATCGCCTACAACATCGCCTACCACGTCGCCTACTACATCGCCTACCACAACTACGACGACAACAACGACGACAACAACTACTGCTCCATACTGTGGGAGGTGGTGCCAATGCCGAAAATACAAACGTTACGGACTGTGTTCGCTATGCAGATACAGCAGGTGGTTACGACGTCTGTGCCGATATTGCCGATGTTGGAGGAGGCACTACTGGGGGAGACGTTACTGGGGGAGACGTTACTGGGGGCGCCGTTGA